The following are encoded in a window of Gossypium raimondii isolate GPD5lz chromosome 13, ASM2569854v1, whole genome shotgun sequence genomic DNA:
- the LOC128032036 gene encoding putative disease resistance protein RGA3, translated as MANGLLEHPKQNQEWEDVGKRYLNELLSRCLIQMEQDFWSYFTFKMHDLVHDLALDVSQKECKTVNSEAETVDENVRHLLLCDGKLVGVPRVLEEMKNVRTVIIQDASVESKTTYESLTNLSLQFQVSTSIRIKEVTIDGFTKFHWSKRELPRSFDKLRRLQSLNLGGTGLKQLPDSVQRLIELRHLVITIKTTHLKEIRAGCWTSLQYLELRCCMELECLPEGMQYLKSLRTLVLKHCDSLVSLPRSLKFLSKLEHLEIVGCLRINLKMELEEEEKDLQLSLKTLSLTLRITCLKRFATIASSRIFFHFAAITNSVLSKLVRSTSMATESHFSSKT; from the exons ATGGCAAATGGACTCCTTGAGCATCCAAAGCAAAATCAAGAGTGGGAGGATGTTGGCAAACGATATTTGAATGAATTACTGTCAAGGTGCCTCATCCAAATGGAGCAGGATTTTTGGTCGTATTTTACCTTCAAAATGCATGATCTGGTACATGATCTTGCATTAGATGTGTCTCAAAAAGAATGTAAAACAGTGAATTCCGAAGCAGAAACGGTTGATGAAAATGTTCgacatttattattatgtgaTGGGAAGTTGGTTGGAGTTCCACGTGTTTTGGAGGAAATGAAAAATGTTCGAACAGTAATCATCCAGGATGCTTCAGTGGAATCAAAGACTACTTATGAATCACTTACAAATCTGTCTCTCCAATTTCAAGTATCTACGAGCATTAGGATTAAGGAAGTCACCATTGATGGCTTTACCAAATTCCATTG GAGTAAACGTGAACTCCCGAGGTCTTTCGATAAGCTTCGCAGATTGCAATCGTTAAATTTGGGAGGTACTGGTTTGAAGCAGTTGCCTGACAGCGTGCAAAGGTTGATTGAGCTTAGACATCTAGTAATAACCATTAAAACTACGCATTTGAAAGAAATACGAGCAGGATGTTGGACTTCTCTTCAATACTTGGAATTGAGGTGCTGTATGGAATTAGAATGTTTACCTGAAGGAATGCAGTATCTGAAGTCACTTCGGACACTTGTCCTGAAGCACTGTGATAGTCTTGTCTCATTGCCACGGAGCCTGAAATTCCTAAGCAAGTTAGAACACCTTGAAATAGTTGGTTGCCTtcgaatcaatttgaaaatggaactagaagaggaagaaaaagaCCTTCAGTTGAGCCTTAAAACTCTCTCTCTCACTCTTCGTATTACCTGCCTTAAGAGATTTGCCACGATTGCTTCTTCAAGGATCTTCTTCCACTTTGCAGCAATTACGAATTCAGTTTTGTCAAAACTTGTCCGTTCTACCAGCATGGCTACCGAATCTCACTTCTCTTCAAAAACTTGA